In the genome of Granulibacter bethesdensis CGDNIH1, one region contains:
- a CDS encoding lysozyme inhibitor LprI family protein, which yields MRTILLASCLTGLLVVVCRTGFAADCTDGNQMQLSQCAAQAAASADRTMNTLYQQLLKKIDPDSQQRLRAAQRAWIAYRDRECLFRTGGGPDQGGSIWPMINAQCLQTLTESRNHDLAAQLKCQSWDLSCPAN from the coding sequence ATGCGAACGATCCTTCTCGCCTCCTGCCTGACGGGCCTGCTTGTTGTAGTCTGCCGGACCGGTTTTGCTGCGGACTGCACCGATGGCAATCAGATGCAGCTCTCTCAATGCGCGGCACAGGCGGCTGCCAGTGCGGACAGGACGATGAACACGCTGTACCAGCAGCTTCTGAAAAAAATCGACCCTGACAGTCAGCAAAGGCTGCGAGCGGCTCAAAGGGCCTGGATTGCATATCGTGATCGGGAATGCCTGTTCCGCACCGGCGGAGGCCCCGACCAGGGCGGCAGCATCTGGCCGATGATCAATGCGCAATGCCTCCAGACCCTCACGGAAAGCCGCAATCACGATCTGGCTGCACAATTGAAATGCCAGAGCTGGGATCTCAGTTGTCCCGCAAACTGA
- a CDS encoding (5-formylfuran-3-yl)methyl phosphate synthase: MLTSVTGPEEAEVALAGGADIIDLKDPSIGALGAVSPDVVRHTVDAVARWDAAHNHSGHKVSAVTGDLPMDPALIVQAAEAMVEAGVHYVKIGFFEGDPQKVLDALAPLSGRVRLVAVLFADRKPDLAILPTLKGAGFYGAMLDTADKGAGGLLSHMKAPALLDFTRACRRIGLEPGLAGSLEEPDVPRLLLLAPAFLGFRRALTEGARAGAVTLERVRTVRALIPRVAEPNGAGVVDYRVLATRGYTPDPQGDMSLADRIFVRDLVLPVRIGTYEREREKPQKVRFTVEVLVAHPRYQTDDMQNVFSYDVITDGIAMLVEHGHVGLVETLAERIAAFVIVHPRVMKATVTVEKLEVGTGIVGVTIERTRETAYSAAADALFAYGGAAG, encoded by the coding sequence ATGCTGACCAGCGTCACCGGGCCAGAAGAAGCGGAAGTCGCGCTTGCCGGCGGTGCTGATATTATTGATCTGAAAGACCCATCCATCGGGGCGCTGGGGGCTGTTTCGCCGGATGTGGTGCGGCACACGGTCGATGCGGTGGCCCGTTGGGATGCTGCGCATAACCATTCCGGTCACAAGGTCAGCGCCGTGACGGGCGATCTGCCGATGGACCCGGCGCTGATCGTTCAGGCTGCCGAAGCCATGGTTGAGGCGGGTGTTCACTATGTCAAAATCGGCTTTTTCGAGGGTGATCCCCAGAAGGTGCTGGACGCGCTGGCCCCTCTTTCCGGTCGGGTGAGGCTGGTTGCGGTGCTGTTTGCTGACCGGAAACCCGATCTGGCCATTCTGCCCACCCTGAAAGGCGCCGGTTTTTATGGCGCGATGCTCGATACCGCTGATAAGGGCGCGGGTGGTTTGCTCAGCCATATGAAGGCCCCGGCGTTGCTGGATTTCACCCGCGCCTGCCGCAGGATCGGGCTGGAGCCAGGTCTGGCCGGATCGCTGGAAGAGCCGGATGTGCCACGCCTGCTGCTGCTGGCCCCTGCTTTTCTCGGTTTCCGCCGTGCCTTGACGGAGGGTGCCCGTGCTGGCGCCGTGACGCTGGAGCGTGTGCGTACGGTGCGGGCGCTGATCCCGCGCGTGGCCGAGCCGAATGGGGCCGGGGTGGTTGATTACCGCGTGCTGGCGACCCGTGGTTACACGCCTGATCCGCAAGGCGACATGTCGCTGGCGGATCGTATTTTCGTGCGCGATCTGGTGCTGCCGGTGCGCATCGGTACCTATGAGCGAGAGCGGGAGAAACCGCAGAAAGTCCGCTTCACGGTGGAGGTTCTGGTTGCGCATCCGCGTTACCAGACCGACGATATGCAGAATGTGTTTTCGTATGACGTTATCACCGATGGCATCGCCATGCTGGTGGAACATGGTCATGTCGGGTTGGTGGAAACGCTGGCCGAGCGTATCGCTGCTTTCGTGATCGTGCACCCGCGTGTGATGAAGGCTACCGTCACGGTCGAGAAGCTGGAAGTCGGCACCGGCATCGTTGGCGTGACCATCGAGCGCACCCGCGAAACGGCTTACAGTGCTGCGGCGGATGCGCTGTTTGCCTATGGTGGTGCCGCCGGATGA
- a CDS encoding DUF6513 domain-containing protein, translating into MADASAEHIVFLTGHLAEARLRDVLQGLGQTPFTWEVANVGVKVAALMTGAIVQRRLKTPIQADRVIFPGRAGIDPDEMQAHFGVHFERGPEELADLPRFLGRKGGPPDLSKHDLRIFAEIVTAIDLSPDAIVERARWLAADGADVIDVGCKPGRHFAHLEDQIRALKQAGFKVSVDSGDPEELRRGALAGADFLLSLNEDTLDVVDGTAAVPVLLSKPHGDLDSLVRAARKADAKGIDYMLDPVLDPINFGFTDSLMRYVRIREMLPKAEIMMGTGNLTELTDADTSGITATLVGICTELRIRNVLIVHVSPHTRRTVAEHDVARRMMFAARAHAELPRNYTSALLHVHDRWPYAQSSEDIAGLASEIRDSNFRIAVAEDGIHVFNGALHQVSDTAFPFFPHLGVEQDGAHGFYLGAELMKAEIAYALGKRYTQDEPLDWGCAVRPGAATDRTRLADAGHTLKSKQEREERKRASDTAPDASPPTGQDDIP; encoded by the coding sequence ATGGCCGATGCCTCTGCCGAACACATCGTTTTTTTGACCGGGCATCTGGCGGAAGCCAGATTGCGCGATGTGCTGCAAGGGCTGGGGCAGACCCCTTTTACCTGGGAGGTGGCCAATGTCGGTGTGAAGGTCGCGGCATTGATGACCGGAGCCATCGTGCAGCGTCGTCTGAAAACGCCGATACAGGCAGATCGGGTTATCTTTCCTGGCCGGGCCGGGATCGATCCGGATGAAATGCAGGCCCATTTCGGGGTGCATTTCGAACGGGGGCCGGAGGAACTGGCCGATCTTCCCCGTTTTCTGGGACGGAAAGGTGGTCCTCCTGATTTATCCAAGCATGATCTGAGAATTTTCGCGGAGATCGTCACGGCGATTGATCTTTCCCCGGATGCGATTGTCGAGCGGGCGCGCTGGCTTGCCGCGGATGGGGCGGATGTCATTGATGTCGGCTGTAAGCCGGGACGTCATTTCGCGCATCTGGAAGACCAGATCCGTGCCTTGAAACAAGCTGGTTTCAAGGTCAGCGTGGATAGCGGCGATCCTGAGGAATTGCGGCGTGGCGCGCTGGCTGGAGCGGATTTTCTGCTGAGCCTGAATGAAGATACGCTGGATGTGGTTGATGGCACTGCGGCGGTGCCTGTGCTGCTGTCCAAACCACATGGTGATCTCGACAGTTTGGTCCGGGCGGCCAGAAAAGCGGATGCCAAGGGCATCGACTATATGCTGGATCCGGTGCTCGATCCGATCAATTTCGGCTTTACGGATTCACTGATGCGGTATGTGCGGATCAGGGAAATGCTGCCGAAGGCTGAAATCATGATGGGCACCGGTAATCTGACCGAGCTGACCGATGCCGATACATCCGGCATCACGGCCACTCTGGTCGGCATCTGCACCGAGCTGCGTATTCGTAATGTGCTGATCGTGCATGTCAGCCCGCATACACGTCGCACGGTAGCGGAACATGATGTCGCGCGCCGTATGATGTTCGCAGCCCGTGCCCATGCGGAGTTGCCACGCAATTATACCAGTGCCTTGCTGCATGTTCATGATCGCTGGCCTTATGCGCAGTCATCGGAAGACATTGCCGGTCTTGCCAGTGAAATACGCGATTCCAATTTCCGGATTGCCGTGGCGGAAGACGGTATTCACGTTTTTAACGGCGCATTGCATCAGGTTTCGGACACGGCTTTTCCTTTCTTCCCCCATCTTGGGGTAGAGCAGGATGGCGCGCATGGATTTTATCTCGGCGCTGAATTGATGAAGGCGGAAATCGCCTACGCCCTCGGCAAACGATACACGCAGGACGAGCCACTGGATTGGGGCTGTGCCGTGCGTCCGGGGGCAGCCACGGATCGCACGCGTCTTGCGGATGCCGGGCATACGCTGAAATCGAAGCAGGAGAGGGAAGAGCGGAAACGTGCATCCGACACGGCACCAGATGCTTCCCCGCCGACCGGGCAGGATGACATTCCATGA
- a CDS encoding DUF447 domain-containing protein, with amino-acid sequence MIRETIVTTLSVDGVPHLAPLGLIRDGSDWIVAPFHPSTTLANLRARGQATASHTDDVRVFAGCLTGRRNWPLAPSVSVAPPRLASALAHEELEVIGVEEDDLRPRFRCRVKTVQTHAPFPGFNRAQSAVIEAAILASRLHMLPVDKVRAEVDYLSIAITKTAGPREQEAWEWLLEKIRAVHPDIGVSMPAVSLRDN; translated from the coding sequence ATGATTCGTGAAACGATTGTGACGACTCTGTCGGTGGATGGTGTGCCGCATCTGGCTCCGCTCGGGCTGATCCGTGATGGCAGTGACTGGATCGTGGCGCCGTTTCATCCATCCACCACGCTTGCCAATCTGCGCGCGCGGGGACAGGCGACGGCCAGCCATACCGACGATGTCCGTGTTTTCGCAGGCTGCCTCACGGGTCGACGTAATTGGCCACTGGCTCCTTCCGTGTCTGTGGCACCGCCCCGTCTCGCATCGGCTCTGGCCCATGAGGAGCTGGAGGTCATCGGGGTGGAGGAAGACGATTTGCGCCCCCGTTTCCGCTGTCGGGTGAAGACTGTCCAGACCCATGCGCCGTTTCCGGGATTCAACCGTGCCCAGTCCGCGGTGATCGAGGCCGCCATTCTCGCCAGCCGCCTGCATATGCTGCCCGTGGACAAGGTGCGGGCGGAGGTCGATTATCTCAGCATCGCCATCACCAAGACCGCCGGCCCAAGAGAGCAGGAGGCGTGGGAATGGCTGCTGGAGAAAATCCGCGCCGTTCACCCGGACATTGGCGTATCAATGCCTGCTGTCAGTTTGCGGGACAACTGA
- a CDS encoding amino acid kinase family protein, translated as MTLVVKLGGSHADTHLRRDWLLAIGRGAGRIVLVPGGGPFADTVRAMQPVIGFHDAAAHEMALLAMAQFGLALCGSEAGQEARLVPAASMTEIETALGDGLVPVWMPAAMLRGAPDIQETWDVTSDSLAIWLATRLGAEVVLIIKRDSAGSVDPAFQAMRVRYRGRVLIAGPEDIPVSGLDAAHPPGHERVVV; from the coding sequence ATGACGCTGGTCGTCAAACTCGGCGGCAGCCATGCGGATACGCATTTGCGACGGGATTGGTTGCTGGCGATTGGCCGTGGTGCCGGGCGGATCGTGCTGGTGCCGGGGGGCGGGCCTTTTGCGGATACTGTGCGGGCGATGCAACCCGTGATTGGCTTTCACGACGCGGCAGCGCATGAAATGGCGCTGCTGGCGATGGCCCAGTTTGGTCTGGCATTGTGCGGTAGTGAAGCCGGGCAGGAAGCCCGCCTCGTTCCGGCGGCTTCCATGACGGAGATTGAAACGGCGCTTGGCGATGGTCTGGTCCCAGTCTGGATGCCGGCGGCGATGCTGCGTGGTGCTCCGGACATTCAGGAAACATGGGATGTGACCTCGGACAGCCTTGCCATCTGGCTGGCAACCCGGCTTGGGGCCGAGGTTGTACTGATTATCAAGCGAGATTCGGCGGGGAGCGTGGATCCTGCTTTTCAGGCGATGCGCGTGCGCTATCGGGGGCGGGTGCTGATCGCCGGGCCGGAAGATATTCCCGTCTCCGGGCTGGATGCAGCCCATCCGCCAGGACATGAAAGGGTCGTGGTATGA
- a CDS encoding aminotransferase class IV — MTQPLCWINGQVLPLSEAGLSPMDRGAMLGDGVFETILMRHGRLIWVADHLRRLREGAQVLSIPVPMEDEAMRSGLIALAKAAGLTDAALRLTLTRGEAAKRGIWPPGEPVCPVLYATIAAKAADTLILSSVRVTVCAVTRRNADSPLSRIKSLAYGDAILARQEAERRGAQDAVLLNTRGDVACAAAGNVFLGLENGAWVTPALECGILPGLTRARLIPLLKAREESVSVETLRHASRLLIVNSLGCTMAASIMDGNGESLLATELPFDTDLLYRCMN; from the coding sequence ATGACGCAGCCCCTCTGCTGGATCAACGGGCAGGTTCTGCCGCTCTCCGAAGCCGGACTTTCGCCGATGGATCGTGGCGCGATGCTGGGCGATGGCGTGTTCGAGACCATTCTGATGAGGCATGGCCGTCTGATCTGGGTTGCCGACCACCTGCGCCGCCTGCGGGAAGGGGCGCAGGTGCTGTCCATCCCGGTGCCGATGGAGGATGAGGCGATGCGCTCCGGCCTGATCGCTCTGGCCAAAGCGGCCGGGCTGACGGATGCCGCGCTGCGTTTGACCCTGACGCGGGGGGAGGCTGCAAAACGTGGTATCTGGCCGCCGGGGGAGCCGGTTTGCCCGGTTCTTTATGCCACCATTGCCGCCAAAGCCGCTGATACGCTGATCCTGTCCTCTGTCCGGGTGACGGTGTGTGCGGTAACCCGGCGGAATGCTGATTCGCCGCTCTCCCGCATCAAATCGCTTGCGTATGGTGATGCCATTCTGGCCCGGCAGGAGGCGGAGCGTCGGGGCGCTCAGGATGCCGTGCTGCTCAATACCAGAGGAGACGTAGCCTGTGCCGCGGCCGGGAACGTGTTCCTCGGGCTTGAGAATGGCGCATGGGTCACGCCCGCGCTGGAGTGCGGAATCCTTCCCGGTCTGACCCGTGCCCGCTTGATCCCGCTGCTGAAAGCCCGGGAGGAAAGCGTGTCCGTGGAGACGCTTCGCCATGCCTCCCGGCTGCTGATCGTGAACAGTCTGGGATGCACGATGGCGGCCTCCATAATGGATGGAAACGGTGAAAGCCTCTTGGCGACGGAGCTTCCCTTCGATACGGACCTCCTTTACCGATGCATGAATTGA
- a CDS encoding flavoprotein, which yields MSGSLKEEMDALAEESRHIVKPRWGWALTGSGHYFTECLDLIRSLDHVDLFVSKAAAEVVRMYHKDLKLPDNVRIFRDTTASAAPVGNFYFGVYHTLVVAPATSNTVAKCVVGISDNLATNVFAQAGKCRVPTIVFACDTAPEMDTEAPSGMVKVYPRRIDLQNTERLRDFEATTVVETYEDLQAAIDGRRSAFAQSR from the coding sequence ATGAGCGGATCGCTCAAGGAAGAAATGGACGCGCTGGCTGAGGAAAGCCGCCATATCGTCAAACCGCGCTGGGGCTGGGCCCTGACCGGATCAGGGCATTATTTCACCGAATGTCTGGATTTGATCCGCAGTCTGGATCATGTCGATCTGTTCGTCAGTAAAGCGGCGGCGGAAGTGGTCAGGATGTACCACAAAGATCTCAAACTGCCAGACAATGTCCGTATTTTTCGTGATACGACTGCCAGTGCGGCGCCGGTCGGTAACTTTTATTTCGGTGTTTATCATACCTTGGTCGTCGCGCCGGCAACATCGAATACGGTTGCAAAATGCGTGGTTGGAATCTCGGACAATCTGGCCACCAACGTGTTTGCGCAGGCGGGAAAATGCCGTGTGCCCACCATCGTCTTCGCTTGCGATACCGCACCGGAAATGGATACGGAAGCTCCGTCCGGCATGGTGAAAGTCTATCCGCGCCGGATTGATCTTCAGAACACCGAACGCCTGCGTGATTTCGAAGCGACGACTGTTGTCGAAACATATGAGGATTTGCAGGCCGCGATTGACGGTCGCCGTAGCGCGTTCGCTCAATCCCGGTAA